The following nucleotide sequence is from Psychroflexus torquis ATCC 700755.
CCCACAGAGTAAAATTCCTTATTAAACAGTTTTGTTCTCTCTTTAATACTCTCTTCCATTTGGGAGCGCTTATCTTCTAAACTAATGGAACTCACCATTTCAAAATATAAACGCTTAGCCAGAATTTTATCTTTCTTCAACAAGCGCAAGATGAGTTTATCTTTTTCTTTGTCTGGAAGAAAGCTAAGAGCTTCTTTAAAGTCTTTTTCGAATGTCATATCTATCTAAAATTAAAAGTAGAACCCTCTTTTGTTGATTTGCTTTTAAAATACTTATTATTGACCCGTACTTCCAAATCCTCCTTCACCTCTTTGAGTTTCTGTCAAGATGTCTTCTTCTTGCCACTCGGCTTGTTCATGTTTTGCTAGAACAAGTTGAGCGATACGGTCACCTGAATTTATGGTGAAAATCTCTTTAGATAAATTCACCAGAATAACTCCAATTTCTCCACGGTAATCTGCATCTATAGTGCCTGGAGAATTGAGAACGGTGATGCCTTTTTTGAGAGCCAAACCGCTTCTTGGTCTTACTTGAGCTTCCACACCAAGAGGAAGTTCTATAAAAAGTCCTGTTTTGACAAGACAGCGCTCTAAGCTTTCTAAATAAATAGGTTCCTTCATATTTGCTTTCAGGTCTACTCCTGCAGATTGAGACGTCTCATACTTAGGCAATTCAAAAGCGGAACGATTGATAATCTTTACTTTCATGGTTATTTTGATTTTATAAGTCTTTGGAGTTCCTCTTTTTCGCTTAGATAAACTCCAACACAGAATACTAAAATAAGAAAAATTCCCACTGGGTAATTTTCTCTGAAATAATAAAACGAAAGTATAGAAAATAGAATTGAAACACCGAGGTAGATTGATATTTTACCGTATTTATAAGGAATGGCATAATACTTTTGACCCAAGAAAAACGAAAGTAACATCATACTGGCATAGGCGGTTAAGGTCGCTATTGCTGACCCAACATAACCGATTTCAGGAATTAACCAAAAGTTGATTCCTATTGTAAAAAGCGCTCCAATTGAGGAAATATAAGCGCCATAGTGAGTTTTGTCTGTGACCTTATACCAGACAGAAAGATTGTGATAAATTCCTAAAAACAAATTGGCCAGCAGAATGATTGGAACAATCTTCATGGCTTCCCAATAGCTCTCATCTTGTATTAGCAGCTGTTTAAAGAGATCTGCAAATACCATAACGCCCAATAAAATTATAGATCCAACAATCACAAAATATTTGGTGATCATCGCGTAAGCTGTTTTGGGATTTTTGCTGGACGCATGACTAAAAAAGAAAGGCTCTATACCCAATCGAAAAGCCGTGGCAAAGAGAGTCATAAACATCCCTAGCTTATAACAAGCCGAGTAAATCCCAATTTGTTCTTTAGCTATGTTTTCTGGTAACATCCGTTCCAAAAACAAGCGGTCTACAACCTCGTTGATAGAAAAGGCCAACCCCGCAATCAAAACCGGAAGACCATAGGACATCATAGATTTCCATAGGCTCCAGTTAAATTCAAATTTGATTTTCTTAAAGAAATCGAACAAAAGAAATAAAGTAACCCCACTGGCAATTAGCATAGAGATAAAGATGTAGGTTACTTCAAAATTAGGAATATAGATCGATTGGAAGAAAGAGTTTGTTTCGGACCATTGGCCCAAATAGAGAAGAAAAAACACGCTCAAGCCCAGATTTATGGCAACGTTGACAGTTTTGATAAATGCAAATTTCACAGGTTGGCTGGTCGCTCTTAACCAAGAAAATGGGATAATTGCCAAAGCATCTAAGGCCAGAATCCAAATGATGATTTGTAGATTTTGAGGATTGATCCTTGTGAAATTTTCAATGTTTGATATCGATAGGTAGGCTAAGGCTAGAAAAGCCAGAGTTGTGAAGAGAATAGACCAAGTGGAGGTGTGTATCACTTGAGATTTATCTTCTTCTTTATTATAAAACCTGAAAAAAGCCGTTTCCATCCCGTATGCTAAAATCACATTGAAAATAACAAAGTAGGAGAAAATGATGGAGTAATCTCCAAAGGAAGTGTTTTCTAGAACCCCAGTATATAAAGGAACCAAAATAACTGAAAGCATCCTCGGGATTACTGTCGCTACTCCGTAAATAAAGGTGTTTTTAAAAAGCTTTTTATAGATACTCACCCGAGAAATTCATTTTTTCAAATGTAGTAAATTATAAAGTCGAACCATTACAAAATAAGTTGTCACATAACTTATACCAATTTAGCATTCAAATGTCGTATAAAATCAGTTTCTTTTTCACTTACTAATCGTCATAAAATAGAACCATAACTATTGCTATGCTTATATTTTTTTCTTCAATTAAGTAAAAAATAATTCAAATTTTTAATGCAACATTTAAAAACTAAATTGGTATTGGTGGTTTGTTATCCTAAACTTACCTGAATGCAACTGGCAGGCAGACTTGTTTTAGGATCTAATTGCATTAGTTGATACTATCTCTTGGAGCTTATTTCTAACTATACGGTCATAACGTATGCAGATTTTTTATATGATAGTTATTTACTGATTTTTACTACCTCTATTTATGTATTTTTCCGTTATCGACTCCACTACTATCTTATTGATGGTCTTTAGAATTCCCTTTTAAACCTTTTTTTAGTTTTTGATTGTAATCTGACAATTCATCTTCTTCAAAATAACCCCTTTCTATATTTAAGGCTCTAAATTTCATAAATAAATCAAAGCTATTTCCACCCTCACTAATCCATTCAAATAAGGTGTTTAAAGCAATTTTTAAATGAGTAGATATGTAAGCCTGTCGGCTATCTGCATTACGCCTTCCTGAATTGTCTATTTTTTTACCAGTTAAAAATATTGTCTTCTCTTCTCTAACAACTTTTCGTAATTCATCATAAGAGTCCCCTTTTGGTAAGTGATTTTTTAAAATGCCTTGAATCGCATAAAATAATCGATGTGATTCTTTTGGATTTTGTTGATCGTCTGTAAAATCTATATCATAAATATTTTCATCAAGATCTTCTTCGAAGCCTAAATCAAAACTTTTATTGTTGTCAGCTTCTTCTGCAAGCCTTTTTATTTCTTCAAAATTTACTCCTTCTTTCTTATCTTTATCTTTCATCTTGTTTTTAATTCGATATTGTTTCTAAAACTTTTTTTATTTCCTCTGACGGATCTTCAGAAGTCCAAGTATTTAATTTTATAGACTTATAAGCAACTTCTGAAGATATTAGATATTTATTTAATATCGGATAAT
It contains:
- the dut gene encoding dUTP diphosphatase codes for the protein MKVKIINRSAFELPKYETSQSAGVDLKANMKEPIYLESLERCLVKTGLFIELPLGVEAQVRPRSGLALKKGITVLNSPGTIDADYRGEIGVILVNLSKEIFTINSGDRIAQLVLAKHEQAEWQEEDILTETQRGEGGFGSTGQ
- a CDS encoding lipopolysaccharide biosynthesis protein is translated as MSIYKKLFKNTFIYGVATVIPRMLSVILVPLYTGVLENTSFGDYSIIFSYFVIFNVILAYGMETAFFRFYNKEEDKSQVIHTSTWSILFTTLAFLALAYLSISNIENFTRINPQNLQIIIWILALDALAIIPFSWLRATSQPVKFAFIKTVNVAINLGLSVFFLLYLGQWSETNSFFQSIYIPNFEVTYIFISMLIASGVTLFLLFDFFKKIKFEFNWSLWKSMMSYGLPVLIAGLAFSINEVVDRLFLERMLPENIAKEQIGIYSACYKLGMFMTLFATAFRLGIEPFFFSHASSKNPKTAYAMITKYFVIVGSIILLGVMVFADLFKQLLIQDESYWEAMKIVPIILLANLFLGIYHNLSVWYKVTDKTHYGAYISSIGALFTIGINFWLIPEIGYVGSAIATLTAYASMMLLSFFLGQKYYAIPYKYGKISIYLGVSILFSILSFYYFRENYPVGIFLILVFCVGVYLSEKEELQRLIKSK